The Flavobacteriales bacterium genomic sequence CCTCGCCAACCTGGGCGGCGGACTCGTATGTGAAAGCGTGGGCGTGGTTACCGTGCCGATGGAAAGGCTTAAGGCCGAAGTTGAAAAGTTTTGGTAGGATGAAGCGTGTGCTGATCGGGGATTGGCTACCTTTATCCGTCACGTCTGGCCTATGACCTATCAGTCATTCCGTGAAAAGGTAAATCTTCGCATTTACTACTCCAGAGACCGCGTACTGCTGTTGCTGCGCTGGTCCAGTTTCATGGTGGCCATTGCTGCCCTATCTACCCTGATTTATTCCTATGGGTTTCCGCTGGATGCCCAATCGCGGGACCTCCCCTTGTGGATCATCAGATGCAGCCTCGGGTTTTATGTGTTGCACTACGCCCTGCGTATCATCTACACCTTTGATGTGCCGGCCTTCCTGCGGGAGTCGTGGCTGGAGGGCGTATTGATGATATGGATTGTGGTGGATGGCACCAGCTCGTACCTGTTCAACTTCCCTTTGGTGGAAGTGATGTTCGCCAAGTTCGGTTTTCACAATGTGCGCCCGCTGTACCTCGTGTTCGTGCAGGTGTACCTCCTGCTGATCGTGGGGATCGAGTTGAACAAAACCACCTTCGTGCTGTTTTTCGAACGCGCCGGTCCGGTGCGCATCCTCATTATTTCCTACCTGTTCTGGATCGGTCTGGGTGCCGGACTGCTGATGTTGCCCGAGTGTGGAGTGGGAGCAGTGGCGCTGAATGCGAACAAGGCCCTTTTTACATCCATGAGTGCCGTTACCCTGTGCGGACTTACCGTGGTGGACATCGCCGCAACGCTGACCTTCAAAGGGCAGTTGGTGTTGTTGTTTTTGATGCAGATAGGCTTGATCAATATCCTGGTGTTCGCCACCTACATGAGCAGCCAGTTTTCTTCCGGGTCGGGGATCCGGAAACAGGCCCTGGTGGAAGACTTCCAGAGCGCAGACAGGCTGTTCAGTAAAGAAGGTGTCTTGAGGCAGATCTTCGGTATCTGCCTGCTCATCGAGGTGCTTGGCACCATCGGCATCTACATGCTGTGGCCGAAAGAAATGGTCTTTGCCACGGTGGGTGACAAATTGTACAGTTCCTTTTTTCATGCGGTCTCCGCATTTTCAAATACAGGGTTCAGTCTGTATACCGGCGGCATACGAAATCCGCTGTTGGAAACATCGTATGTACTGCACCTGATGATTGCCATCTTGGTGTTCCTGGGTGGGCTTGGGTACCTGCCGCTTCTTGATCTGTTCGGCATATCCAACCTAAGAACGCGGTTGAGGCTGCCATGGAAACGTGTCGCCATCAATACCCGCATTGCATTGTACAGCGCCATCTTCATGGCCATCGCCGGTGGTGTGTTGTTCTTCCTGCTCGAAAAGGAAAACTCCCTGGTGGGTCGCAATTATTCGGAGGCAGGGATCTCGGCCCTGTTCATGGCCATCAACCGGTCATGTGCTTTTTCTACTGTCGACTTTTCCAAAGCTTCCCAGTCGGTGGTGATGCTGATGCTGTTCCTGATGTTCGTCGGTGGTGCTTCCGGATCCGTGGCGGGTGGCGTCAAAACATCCACCTTCACCGCCATCCTCCTTTCGGCTACGGCCACCATCCGCGGCAAGAAAGATGTGCAGTTCGAACGGCATGTGCTATCGTTCGATATCTTCAGCCGCTCCTTTTCCATCGTAATCTTCATGGTGGGCGCCATTGTGATGGGTGCGTTCATCCTGTGCCTGACCGACCCGAACTGGCGCGTGCTTCAGTTGCTGATGGCGGAGATGTCGGCCATCACCCTTTCCGGTCAGAGTGGTACGCCGGTGTCGGAAATGTCGGCGATCGGCCAGGCCGTGCTCATGGCATCCATGATCGTGGGAAGGGTTGGACTGCTGCTACTGCTGAATGCTTTGGGTAGAAAGCAAGGTGGCCAGCGTTTTCACTATCCCCGGGCGCAGATCATGGTCGGCTGAGGCAGGGAAGGCAGAATGTGTATCTTTGCGCCTGAACATTCAAACGCCGGCCGGATTTGCATTCAGAAACCACACTCGACAAGAAGAAGGAAGTTATTTCCGGGATGTTCGATAGCATCTCGCCCAGGTACGATTTTCTGAACCATGTGCTCTCCATGGGCATCGACATCCGCTGGCGCAACAAAGCTTTGAAGCACCTGAAGCCAGTGGCGCCGAAACAGATCCTGGATGTGGCCACTGGTACGGGCGACTTCGCCATACAGGCGCTGGACCTGCATCCCGATAAGGTGACCGGCATCGATATCTCCAACGGGATGCTGGAAGTGGGAAGGGAAAAGATCAACAAAAAAGGATTGTCGGACCGCATTGAATTGCTGGAAGGCGATTCCGAAAATATCCCCTTTGACAGCAATACTTTCGACGCGGTCACCGTTGCTTTTGGCGTGAGGAACTTCGAACATCTCGACAAAGGATTGGCTGATATCCACCGCGTATTGAAACCGGGCGGAAGGGCTGTGGTGCTTGAATTTTCAAATCCCACCACCTTCCCGGTCAAACAACTCTACCGGTTTTATTCCTCAACCATCCTGCCCTGGGTCGGTAAAAAGATTTCCAAACACGATGCTGCCTATGCATACCTGCCGGAATCGGTCAGGGCTTTCCCCGAAGGCGACCGTTTTCTGGATGTGATGCGCAGCGTGGGATTCTCAAAAGTGAACTGCGTTCGTCTTTCATTCGGCATCGCTTCCATTTATACCGGAGATAAATAAGGTTTGAACCGCATCCGACATACGGCGCTTGCCATGTTATGCCTCGTGTGCCTCTGTGTAAGCGTGCAGGCACAGAAGCAAACCGTTAAATTCCTGTCGACTTATGACAACCAGCAGTTGCATTTCGGTTTTCTGCTCGGAATCAACAGTGCCAATTTCATCGTCAAAACTTCACCCGACATTGCCAGTCTGGATTCGGTGCTATCGGTAGAGCCATATGCGCAGTCGGGATTTTCCCTCGGCATCGTTTCCGATCTTCGGATGAACCAGCACATGAACCTGCGGTTTCTGCCCACACTTTCTTTTGCCGAACGCGGACTTACATACAGGGTTCGTTCCACCAAGCAAAATGCCATCATTGAGCAGAAGAAAAATGTGGAAAGTACATTCCTGATGTTTCCGTTCAATGTCAAATACCGCGCAGCCAGGCTGAATAACTACCGTGTGTACCTGGTGGCGGGTGCCACTTATATGCTTGACCTGGCATCACAGGAAGGTGCCGACCAGAACCTGAAGCCCGAAGAAATATTTGTGAGGATCCACAAAAGTGACCTGTTGTTTGAAGTGGGCATGGGCATCGACTTCTACCTTGAATTTTTCAAATTCACCCCTGAAATCAAAATGGGTTTCGGGATTCCCGATCTGCTGGTACACGAAGACCAGATTTACTCGCAGGCCATTCGTGTGCTGCGGTCCAAGATGGTGATGTTCACTTTCTATTTCGAGTAAGTCGGTGGAATTCGGCGGCAAGGATGCTGCCGGCCATGGCTACATTCAGGCTTTCCGTTCCACGGGTTCCGCCGGGAATTCGTAATGAACCAGTGGCCTCTTTTGCGAGTTCCGGTTTCAATCCATGAGATTCACTGCCCAGGAGAATGAGGCCTGGCGCGATGTCCTGCCGGTCAAACAGGTTGTCGCCATCCAGGGTGGTGGCCCAGATGGGACTATGGCTTTCACGAAAGAGTTTCATCAAAGGTTGCAGGTCCATATAAAAAACCGGCACCCGGAAGACGGAACCCATGGTTGACTGAACTGTTTTGGGATTGAACAGATCGGCACAGTCGGGCGAGCAGATCATGCAGGGATGCCCGAACCAGTCGGCTGTACGCACCAGTGTGCCCAGGTTGCCGGGGTCACGGATGCCGTCACATATGAAAGCGGTGCGCCCGCGTATCATCTCCGGTGAAAAATCGGTCTGGGGAATTTCTGCCACTGCAACGATGCCGGGCGGTGTGCTCAATGCAGAGACGGTGGCGAGTTGGTCGGATGTGGCGGTATGGAAAAAGGGTTGTTCTGGCCCCATGGTGGCAAGGATTTCTTCCGATCCTGCTATCAGCTTGAGGGGAACACCCGAGGCCAGTGCTTCTGCCACGGCCTTGTGTCCTTCCACCATGAAGCAGGCAGATGCTGCCCGTCCCTTCTTGGTATGGAGGGAACGGATCCATTTGATTTGTGCTTTGCTGAGCGATTTCATTGATGTAATCTCCTTGTGGTATGGCGCTTGCGGTGAATATAGTAAATTTGCGTCGCGCTGATGACAACCCTGCCCAACCAAATATCTTTCCGGCGATTCGCATGGATGCCGATCCTGTTGCTGACGCTGGCAGGGTGCAGCATTACCAGGCATTTGCCCGAAGGCAGTTCATTGCTTGTGAAAAATCAAGTAACCGTGGAAGGCGCTCCGGAAATCGATAAGGAGGCGCTGCAATCCCTTATCAAGCAAAAGCCGAACCGAAAGATCCTGGGGTTGTTTCGGTTTCACCTGGCCGTTTACCAGGCTGCCGGATCAAAGAAGGAAACCAAGATGAGAAAGTTCATGCGGAACACCATCGGGGAAGAACCGGTGCTGCTCGATAGCATGTTAACCGAACGTACCTCCCGGCAACTGCAGCTGTACATGCGAAGCAAAGGTTTCTTCAATGCCGAAGTGAAAGACACGGTGACCTTCAGAAAAAGGCATATGCAAAGGAAGCAGCGCCGGAAATCGTTGGTGCATTATATGGTTACGGCCGGTAAGCCGTACACCATTCGCAATGTGATGTATGATATCGCGGATCCGGTGTTGAAAGGCATCGTGGCAGGTGAGAGGGAGTCGCGAACGCTGTTGAAAACAGGCAACCGGTACGACGTGGATGTGTTGCATGCGGAAAGGAAGTGGATCAATGCTGAACTCAGGAATCGGGGCTACTATACCATCGCCCAGGATTATATTTATTTTAAGGTGGACAGTACGGTGGGCAACCGCCAGGTGGATCTGTTCCTCGGGATCAAAGACTTCACCCGCAAATCGGGCGATTCCCTTGTAACGGTTTTTCACCATCCCTATACCATCGGGAATATATTTGTGTACCCCCGGTACAAGCTGCTGCAGCAAGGTCAGGTAAATCCTGATACGACGTATACCCAACAGGCGGACTTCCTGCATACCGGCCCGATGGAGTTCAAACCGGAGGCCCTTCTTCGCTGCATCTTCCTTGAAAAGGGTTCCCTTTATCAGGAAAAGAATTCTGACAATACCTACCGCCGGTTGGCTTCTTTGGGGCAATTCAAGTTTGTGGATGTGGCGTTCGTTCCCGCAGCCGACAGCGGCTATGTGCTGAACAGCTTCATTCGCCTGACGCCGTCGCCCCTGCAATCGGTTTCTTTGGAAACGGAAGGAACCCACTCGGGCGGCAACCTGGGCATCGCCGGCAACCTGGTGTACCGCCACCGGAACGCCTTCCACGGGGCCGAGATCCTGGAGGTGAAGTTCAAAGGCGCGCTCGAAGCGCAGAAGTCGCTGAACCTGCAGAACGACAGCATTACGCGCGACAAGTCGCCTTTCAATACGGTGGAGTTCGGGCCGGAAGTGACCCTGCAGATCCCCAAATTTTTGGTGCCATTCAGGTACGAGCATGTTTCGCAATACTTCAACCCCCGCACCACCATACAGGTGTCGTACTTCTTCCAGCGCCGTGCCGATTACCTCCGCCGCATCGGAAAAGTGGCGCTGGGTTATAAATGGAGGGAGTCGTCCACAAAAACCCATATACTCACGCCGGTGGATTTCAACTATGTGAAAGTACACCTTGAACCCGCCGCACTCGAAGTGCTGGAAAGCCGCCAGAACATTTTCCTGCTGAACAGCTACCAGGACCACCTTACCCTCGGAAGTAGCTACAGCTTCATCTTCAACAACCAGGAAAAGTCCGATGCCCGCCATTTCTCATTTTTCAGGGCCGATGCGAAGATCGCCGGGAACATACTTCGGGGAATCTATAACCTCGGAAGCAGCGTGGATACCGGTGATGGTTATACATTGCTCGGGGTGCGGTTCGCACAGTATGCCCGCATGCACCTGGACTACCGGCATTATTTTACCCTGCGCCACGATGACCAACTGGTGCTTCGGCTGAGCGGGGGAGTGGGCGCTCCGTATGGCAACCTGATGGTGTTGCCGTTGGAAGAAAGCTTTTTCGGAGGCGGCGCCAACGGCATGCGTGCCTGGAAGGTGCGTTCGCTGGGACCCGGTAGCTACAGCGGTATCAGTAACTTCGACCAGACAGGTGATATCCGCATAGAAGCCAATGCAGAGTATAGGTTCGGGATCATCAAGTCGTTAAAAGGAGCCCTCTTCGCCGATGCGGGCAACATCTGGCTGATGCGGAAAGATGATGCCCGTCCGGGAGGCGAATTCACCGGCTCATTCTACAAAGACCTCGCACTTGGCATTGGAACCGGCCTCCGGTTCGATTTTACCTTCTTCATCATCCGCCTCGACATGGGCCTGAAAAC encodes the following:
- a CDS encoding RNA methyltransferase; translated protein: MKSLSKAQIKWIRSLHTKKGRAASACFMVEGHKAVAEALASGVPLKLIAGSEEILATMGPEQPFFHTATSDQLATVSALSTPPGIVAVAEIPQTDFSPEMIRGRTAFICDGIRDPGNLGTLVRTADWFGHPCMICSPDCADLFNPKTVQSTMGSVFRVPVFYMDLQPLMKLFRESHSPIWATTLDGDNLFDRQDIAPGLILLGSESHGLKPELAKEATGSLRIPGGTRGTESLNVAMAGSILAAEFHRLTRNRK
- the ubiE gene encoding bifunctional demethylmenaquinone methyltransferase/2-methoxy-6-polyprenyl-1,4-benzoquinol methylase UbiE, which encodes MFDSISPRYDFLNHVLSMGIDIRWRNKALKHLKPVAPKQILDVATGTGDFAIQALDLHPDKVTGIDISNGMLEVGREKINKKGLSDRIELLEGDSENIPFDSNTFDAVTVAFGVRNFEHLDKGLADIHRVLKPGGRAVVLEFSNPTTFPVKQLYRFYSSTILPWVGKKISKHDAAYAYLPESVRAFPEGDRFLDVMRSVGFSKVNCVRLSFGIASIYTGDK
- a CDS encoding PorT family protein; the protein is MNRIRHTALAMLCLVCLCVSVQAQKQTVKFLSTYDNQQLHFGFLLGINSANFIVKTSPDIASLDSVLSVEPYAQSGFSLGIVSDLRMNQHMNLRFLPTLSFAERGLTYRVRSTKQNAIIEQKKNVESTFLMFPFNVKYRAARLNNYRVYLVAGATYMLDLASQEGADQNLKPEEIFVRIHKSDLLFEVGMGIDFYLEFFKFTPEIKMGFGIPDLLVHEDQIYSQAIRVLRSKMVMFTFYFE
- a CDS encoding BamA/TamA family outer membrane protein, whose product is MTTLPNQISFRRFAWMPILLLTLAGCSITRHLPEGSSLLVKNQVTVEGAPEIDKEALQSLIKQKPNRKILGLFRFHLAVYQAAGSKKETKMRKFMRNTIGEEPVLLDSMLTERTSRQLQLYMRSKGFFNAEVKDTVTFRKRHMQRKQRRKSLVHYMVTAGKPYTIRNVMYDIADPVLKGIVAGERESRTLLKTGNRYDVDVLHAERKWINAELRNRGYYTIAQDYIYFKVDSTVGNRQVDLFLGIKDFTRKSGDSLVTVFHHPYTIGNIFVYPRYKLLQQGQVNPDTTYTQQADFLHTGPMEFKPEALLRCIFLEKGSLYQEKNSDNTYRRLASLGQFKFVDVAFVPAADSGYVLNSFIRLTPSPLQSVSLETEGTHSGGNLGIAGNLVYRHRNAFHGAEILEVKFKGALEAQKSLNLQNDSITRDKSPFNTVEFGPEVTLQIPKFLVPFRYEHVSQYFNPRTTIQVSYFFQRRADYLRRIGKVALGYKWRESSTKTHILTPVDFNYVKVHLEPAALEVLESRQNIFLLNSYQDHLTLGSSYSFIFNNQEKSDARHFSFFRADAKIAGNILRGIYNLGSSVDTGDGYTLLGVRFAQYARMHLDYRHYFTLRHDDQLVLRLSGGVGAPYGNLMVLPLEESFFGGGANGMRAWKVRSLGPGSYSGISNFDQTGDIRIEANAEYRFGIIKSLKGALFADAGNIWLMRKDDARPGGEFTGSFYKDLALGIGTGLRFDFTFFIIRLDMGLKTIDPAFDYGERFTLQRLFDRTWKDNYFNSNGQRYPFANVNLGIGYPF